In the genome of Fulvivirga maritima, one region contains:
- a CDS encoding sensor histidine kinase, producing the protein MTNIKKKAKTSEYTYLPKGFINGLLTLAANSEDPELKNFVKKHQEFIKHALPSNDECVKDFITEIDNLKIEANQLKRKNEIVSSDNYLLEHKKKELLKLMDHLEDAYENIWHKNEELSRQKQKIEDQAYQLKEANDTITEKNEELKDQADYLYNANETISNMHDVARQQKDELMQKHIELINLNSEKNSLIGIVAHDLKSPLSQIKGLVSVIKIHPERIDEETMKYLNTIEYSAGKLNDMITRILDVESMEANALNVEFSDINLTELLHEIIANYKLNAEEKSISLEYEINKPIIAEADEDLAHQILENLISNAIKFSPRRTTITINLTEDEDHALFEVKDQGPGLSEEDKNKLFRKYQKLSARPTGNEISTGLGLSIVKKYTDAINAEIWCESELKKGASFFVRFKKEV; encoded by the coding sequence ATGACTAACATTAAAAAAAAAGCAAAAACATCTGAATATACTTATTTGCCGAAAGGTTTTATAAATGGTTTGCTTACTCTTGCAGCAAATTCAGAAGACCCTGAGCTCAAAAACTTTGTAAAAAAGCATCAGGAGTTTATTAAGCACGCCCTTCCCTCTAATGATGAATGTGTGAAAGATTTTATCACAGAAATCGACAACCTTAAAATTGAAGCCAATCAACTAAAAAGGAAGAATGAAATAGTCTCCTCTGATAATTATCTGCTAGAACATAAGAAAAAGGAGCTTCTCAAACTAATGGATCATCTTGAAGATGCCTATGAAAATATATGGCATAAAAATGAAGAACTGAGCCGTCAAAAGCAGAAAATAGAAGACCAGGCCTACCAGTTAAAAGAAGCCAATGATACCATTACTGAAAAGAATGAGGAGCTAAAAGATCAGGCTGACTACCTGTATAATGCTAATGAAACCATTAGCAATATGCATGATGTGGCTCGCCAACAGAAAGACGAGCTTATGCAAAAGCACATAGAGCTCATTAACTTAAACTCAGAAAAGAACAGCCTTATTGGCATAGTAGCTCATGATTTAAAAAGTCCACTGAGTCAGATAAAAGGTTTGGTCAGTGTGATAAAAATCCACCCGGAAAGGATAGACGAAGAGACCATGAAATACCTGAACACTATAGAGTATAGTGCAGGTAAACTTAACGACATGATTACTCGCATATTAGATGTAGAATCAATGGAGGCTAATGCACTCAATGTAGAGTTTTCTGACATCAACCTGACTGAGTTATTACATGAGATCATTGCTAACTATAAGCTCAATGCAGAGGAAAAATCTATATCTCTGGAATATGAAATCAACAAGCCTATTATAGCTGAAGCAGATGAAGATTTGGCCCATCAAATTCTTGAAAATCTGATCTCTAATGCTATTAAATTTTCTCCACGCAGAACCACTATCACCATCAACTTAACTGAAGATGAAGATCATGCTCTTTTTGAAGTAAAAGACCAAGGACCTGGCCTTAGCGAAGAAGACAAGAATAAGCTATTCAGAAAATACCAAAAACTATCAGCCAGACCTACAGGTAATGAAATATCTACAGGCCTGGGACTATCAATAGTGAAAAAATACACCGATGCTATTAATGCTGAAATCTGGTGCGAAAGTGAGCTAAAAAAAGGAGCCAGCTTCTTCGTAAGGTTCAAAAAAGAAGTTTAA